A portion of the Rhodopseudomonas sp. BAL398 genome contains these proteins:
- the feoB gene encoding ferrous iron transporter B: protein MTVIDIHPFNLALVGTPNSGKTSLFNALTGSRQKVANYPGVTVERKAGVFTTPSGRSVTLVDLPGTYSLRGRSPDEDITRDIVLGRFPGEVVPDLVLCVADTTNLRLTFRLVLELKATGRPLMLVLNMYDIALRRGVSVDVERLSAELGIPVVTSIAVRKGGIADLLQRTDEFAARAPAAKVESSWAPLSVAELRATQRQADRIIADCVSLPSRPDTVTAKIDAVVLHPVAGLALLIVVLFVMFQAVFSWAQPIMELLATGFAILGQFVHDTLPEGLLQSFLQNGVISGVGSVIVFLPQIVIIFLFILLLEDFGYMARAAFLMDRIMGGAGLHGRAFIPLLSSFACAIPGIMATRVIDNRRDRLTTILIAPLMTCSARIPVYTLIISAFIPSRQIWGWMNLQGLVMFGLYTAGIVSALGVSFLVKFFMWRDYQPAPFMLELPDYKMPRLRSIGIGVYTRAKMFLQRAGTTIFSMMVLIWFLASFPRPPAGATEPAINFSLASIIGHAIEPVLAPLGFNWQIAVALIPGMAAREVAVAALGTVYAIEGGKEAADQIGQVLASKWSLATALSLLVWYIFAPQCASTLAVIRRETGSWHWMAVTFLYMFALAYVASLFTYNIAVALGAG, encoded by the coding sequence ATGACCGTGATCGATATCCACCCCTTCAATCTGGCGCTGGTCGGAACCCCGAACAGCGGCAAGACCTCTTTGTTCAACGCGCTGACCGGCAGCCGGCAGAAGGTCGCGAATTATCCCGGCGTCACCGTCGAGCGTAAGGCTGGCGTGTTCACCACGCCGTCCGGCCGCAGCGTCACGCTGGTCGACCTGCCGGGCACCTATTCGCTGCGCGGCCGCAGCCCCGACGAAGACATCACTCGTGACATCGTGCTGGGTCGTTTCCCCGGCGAAGTGGTGCCCGATCTGGTGCTGTGCGTCGCCGACACCACCAATCTGCGGCTGACCTTCCGCCTTGTGCTCGAACTCAAGGCCACAGGCCGGCCCTTGATGCTGGTGCTCAACATGTACGACATCGCGCTTCGGCGCGGCGTCAGCGTCGATGTCGAACGCTTGAGCGCGGAGCTCGGGATTCCGGTGGTGACCTCGATTGCCGTGCGCAAGGGCGGCATCGCCGACCTGTTGCAACGCACCGACGAATTTGCCGCCCGCGCCCCGGCCGCCAAGGTCGAGAGCAGCTGGGCGCCACTGAGCGTCGCCGAGCTGCGCGCGACCCAGCGCCAGGCCGATCGCATTATCGCCGACTGCGTCAGCCTGCCGTCGCGGCCCGATACCGTCACGGCCAAGATCGACGCCGTGGTGCTGCACCCGGTGGCCGGGCTGGCGTTGCTGATCGTGGTGCTGTTCGTCATGTTCCAGGCGGTGTTCTCCTGGGCGCAGCCGATCATGGAGCTGCTGGCCACCGGCTTCGCCATACTCGGGCAGTTCGTTCACGACACCCTGCCGGAAGGCCTGTTGCAGAGCTTTCTGCAGAACGGTGTGATCTCCGGGGTCGGCAGCGTGATCGTGTTCCTGCCGCAGATCGTCATCATTTTCCTGTTCATCCTGCTGCTGGAGGATTTCGGCTATATGGCGCGCGCGGCGTTCCTGATGGACCGCATCATGGGCGGCGCCGGGCTGCATGGCCGTGCCTTTATTCCGCTGCTGTCGAGCTTTGCCTGCGCGATCCCCGGCATCATGGCGACGCGGGTAATCGACAATCGCCGCGATCGGCTGACCACGATCCTGATCGCGCCGCTGATGACCTGTTCGGCGCGGATTCCGGTCTACACTTTGATCATCTCGGCCTTCATTCCGTCCCGGCAGATCTGGGGCTGGATGAATCTGCAGGGGCTGGTGATGTTCGGCCTCTACACCGCGGGCATCGTCAGCGCGCTGGGCGTGTCGTTCCTGGTCAAATTCTTCATGTGGCGCGATTACCAGCCGGCGCCGTTCATGCTGGAATTGCCGGACTACAAAATGCCGCGGCTGCGCAGCATCGGGATCGGCGTCTATACCCGCGCCAAGATGTTCCTGCAGCGCGCCGGCACCACCATCTTCTCAATGATGGTGCTGATCTGGTTCCTGGCGTCGTTTCCCCGGCCTCCGGCGGGGGCGACCGAACCGGCGATCAATTTCAGCCTGGCCTCGATCATCGGCCATGCCATCGAGCCGGTGCTGGCGCCGCTGGGCTTCAACTGGCAGATCGCGGTGGCGCTGATTCCCGGCATGGCGGCGCGCGAGGTCGCGGTGGCGGCGCTCGGCACGGTCTACGCCATCGAGGGCGGCAAGGAGGCGGCGGATCAGATCGGGCAGGTGTTGGCCAGCAAATGGAGCCTGGCTACCGCCTTGTCATTGCTGGTCTGGTATATCTTCGCGCCGCAATGTGCCTCGACGCTGGCGGTGATCCGGCGCGAAACCGGCAGCTGGCACTGGATGGCGGTGACCTTCCTCTACATGTTCGCGCTGGCCTATGTGGCAAGCCTGTTCACCTACAACATTGCGGTGGCGCTCGGCGCCGGCTGA
- a CDS encoding ferrous iron transport protein A, with protein MTSTLQTSDPHPILLGNARRGFRGVVHAIESQNVASALHPVELESRLIELGFVEGARIEVLHEGIIGRDPIAVRVDNITIAVRRREAMAIVLT; from the coding sequence ATGACCAGCACACTTCAGACCAGTGACCCGCATCCCATCTTGCTTGGGAATGCGCGGCGGGGCTTTCGCGGCGTCGTCCATGCCATCGAGTCGCAAAATGTCGCGTCGGCGCTGCATCCGGTCGAGCTGGAAAGCCGGCTGATCGAACTCGGTTTCGTTGAAGGCGCCAGGATCGAGGTGCTCCACGAAGGCATTATCGGCCGCGACCCGATCGCGGTTCGGGTCGACAATATTACAATCGCGGTGCGGCGACGCGAGGCGATGGCCATCGTGTTGACCTGA
- a CDS encoding thermonuclease family protein — translation MRMVLAILAMLLAHPSWALDAVVKDGSTLRLGGTTYRLAGVDAPEFDQVCVDQKADPWACGIEVRDRLAGLIGDRQVRCDDKGPEPKAKGRRSGVCTIAGETESINRWLVRQGWALTSQAGRFGADQGDARDNKRGLWKGCFAAPRDFRRWKTDATLLGAACRSDKQVELAKILFPDEPIMPPGCAIKGKLAIRARISGHVGVYHLRGCRNYAALSRPNRWFCSEDDARAAGFRRAYNCGRAKRR, via the coding sequence ATGCGCATGGTGTTGGCGATCCTGGCGATGCTGCTGGCCCATCCGAGTTGGGCACTGGACGCTGTGGTCAAGGACGGCTCGACGCTCCGCCTCGGCGGCACGACCTATCGGCTGGCCGGCGTCGACGCGCCGGAATTCGACCAGGTCTGCGTCGACCAGAAAGCCGATCCATGGGCCTGCGGCATCGAGGTGCGCGACCGTCTGGCCGGCCTGATCGGCGATCGCCAAGTGCGCTGCGATGACAAGGGCCCCGAGCCGAAGGCGAAGGGGCGGCGAAGCGGGGTCTGCACCATCGCCGGCGAGACCGAGAGCATCAACCGATGGCTGGTGCGGCAGGGCTGGGCGTTGACCTCGCAGGCAGGGCGGTTCGGCGCGGATCAGGGCGATGCGCGCGACAATAAAAGAGGATTGTGGAAGGGCTGCTTCGCGGCGCCGCGGGATTTTCGCCGCTGGAAGACGGACGCGACGCTGCTCGGGGCGGCGTGCCGCAGCGACAAACAGGTGGAATTGGCGAAAATCCTGTTTCCCGACGAGCCGATCATGCCGCCGGGCTGCGCGATCAAGGGCAAATTGGCGATCCGGGCCAGGATCAGCGGCCATGTCGGCGTCTACCATCTGCGCGGGTGCCGCAATTACGCGGCGCTGTCACGGCCCAATCGCTGGTTCTGCTCCGAGGACGACGCCCGGGCGGCTGGTTTTCGCCGGGCCTATAATTGCGGCCGCGCCAAACGCCGTTAG
- a CDS encoding trypsin-like peptidase domain-containing protein — protein MSAPIPPDRLEDAPRLRPRAPDRFLRIVIIWLMLLMSAWVAQPYLSALWFSVSGPRTVTARGDLSQSELSTIELFKGASPSVVHVFAQASQQLSPFFDQRESAVQSGSGVIWDAAGHVITNNHVISGASRIGARLASGEFLTARVVGTAPNYDIAVLQLERPRSALRPIAIGRSADLKVGQAAFAIGNPYGLEQTLTTGIISALRRRLPTATAHEVRGVIQTDAAINPGNSGGPLLDSAGRLIGLNSAIISGSGASAGIGFAIPVDVVNRIATALIRDGHVPVPGIGIVAANENETARLGIDGIVILRTLPQSAAEKAGIEGVTASGVVEDVITAVNGEAIHSMSDLATKLEDAGIGAEVKLTVVRDGQPRSVDVTIGDISQARRE, from the coding sequence ATGTCAGCACCAATTCCCCCGGACCGCCTCGAGGACGCGCCGCGGCTCCGGCCGAGGGCGCCCGACCGCTTTTTGCGCATCGTCATTATATGGCTGATGCTGCTGATGAGCGCTTGGGTGGCGCAGCCCTATCTCAGCGCGCTGTGGTTCTCGGTCTCCGGGCCGCGAACCGTCACCGCCCGCGGCGATCTTTCGCAAAGCGAGCTCAGTACGATCGAATTGTTCAAGGGCGCGTCGCCCTCGGTGGTCCATGTCTTTGCCCAGGCCAGCCAGCAGCTGTCGCCGTTTTTCGATCAGCGGGAAAGCGCCGTCCAGTCGGGCTCGGGGGTGATCTGGGACGCGGCCGGCCATGTCATCACCAACAACCACGTCATCAGCGGCGCCAGCCGCATCGGCGCGCGGCTTGCCTCAGGCGAATTCCTGACCGCGCGCGTGGTCGGCACCGCACCGAATTACGATATTGCGGTGTTGCAGCTCGAGCGACCACGCTCGGCGCTGCGACCGATCGCGATCGGCCGGTCCGCCGATCTCAAGGTCGGCCAGGCGGCGTTTGCGATCGGCAATCCCTATGGACTCGAACAGACGCTGACCACCGGAATCATCAGCGCGTTGCGTCGACGATTGCCGACCGCCACCGCCCACGAGGTCCGCGGCGTGATCCAGACTGACGCGGCGATCAATCCGGGCAATTCCGGCGGCCCGCTGCTGGATAGCGCGGGCCGGCTGATCGGGCTGAACAGCGCGATCATCTCGGGATCCGGCGCCTCGGCCGGGATCGGCTTTGCGATTCCGGTCGACGTCGTCAACCGGATCGCCACCGCGCTGATCCGCGACGGCCACGTTCCGGTGCCGGGGATCGGAATCGTCGCCGCCAACGAGAACGAGACCGCCCGCCTGGGCATCGATGGGATCGTCATTCTCCGGACTTTGCCGCAATCGGCCGCGGAGAAGGCTGGCATCGAGGGCGTCACCGCGAGCGGCGTGGTGGAAGACGTCATCACCGCGGTCAATGGTGAGGCGATTCACAGCATGTCGGACCTCGCCACCAAGCTCGAAGACGCCGGAATCGGCGCAGAGGTGAAACTGACGGTGGTGCGCGACGGGCAGCCGCGCAGCGTCGACGTCACCATCGGCGACATCTCGCAAGCGCGACGCGAATAG
- a CDS encoding MgtC/SapB family protein, with protein MDLARVVAHLLALAASYVLALPIAWNREKEARSAGLRTFPLVAIATCSVVLATDRLLEGAPEGMARIVQGLMSGMGFIGGGAILKTRHYVHGTATAASLWATGAMGVAVGLGAYDVAVMLSLVTFLTLRVMLPFKRNAEEDVEPDEDDKKVRMS; from the coding sequence ATGGACCTCGCTCGCGTTGTTGCGCATCTGCTGGCGTTGGCAGCGTCCTATGTACTGGCGCTGCCGATCGCCTGGAATCGGGAGAAGGAGGCGCGCAGCGCCGGGCTGCGAACTTTTCCGCTGGTCGCGATCGCGACATGTAGCGTGGTGCTGGCGACCGACCGCCTGCTGGAAGGGGCGCCAGAGGGGATGGCGCGGATCGTCCAAGGCCTGATGTCCGGAATGGGCTTCATCGGCGGCGGCGCGATCCTCAAGACCCGGCACTATGTCCACGGCACCGCGACGGCGGCGAGCCTGTGGGCCACCGGTGCTATGGGCGTCGCCGTCGGGCTCGGCGCCTATGACGTGGCGGTGATGTTGTCGCTGGTCACCTTCCTGACGCTGCGGGTGATGCTGCCGTTCAAGCGCAATGCCGAGGAGGACGTTGAGCCCGATGAGGACGACAAGAAAGTCAGAATGTCATGA
- a CDS encoding glucan biosynthesis protein G, giving the protein MNRRQILAGLAAMPLLQSEKFTAQASAAEQSKAFDPSVVRQLARQLAAKPYQAPDSKLPAPLSDLDYDAYRAIRFDPEKALWRSDHLPFEVQFFHRGFFYKNRVTIHEVADGQSRQIPYRPGDFSFGATPPPPTDDDLGFAGFRIHTPLNRPDYYDEVCVFLGASYFRAVSKGEHYGLSARGLSIDTGQSSGEEFPLFKAFWLERPAPGASSMVVHALLDSKSVTGAYRFTIRPGEPTVFDVEMALYPRVDLEHAGLAPMTSMFFFGPNDPSEVPDFRPAVHDSDGLAIYNGRGEELWRPLCNPRDLQVSVFADLNPRGFGLMQREKNFVAYQDLESRFGLRPSLWAEPIGDWSEGAIQLIEIPTKEEVHDNIAAFWAPKTALKAKGEHIYTYRLHWGPDKPKPSSLARFSRTGISARGDDRLFVLDIIGDNLKGIDAKAVRGMVSANTGEIRNVVTQPNPETGGWRLSFDMKPDTPPVELRASLMQGETALSEVWVYRWTP; this is encoded by the coding sequence TTGAACCGGCGCCAAATTCTGGCTGGCCTTGCGGCAATGCCACTGCTTCAGTCGGAGAAATTTACGGCGCAGGCGAGTGCGGCAGAGCAATCAAAAGCCTTTGATCCATCGGTCGTTCGCCAGTTGGCGCGGCAGCTTGCTGCCAAACCCTACCAGGCGCCGGACAGCAAATTGCCGGCGCCGCTGTCGGATCTCGACTACGATGCCTACCGGGCGATCCGCTTCGATCCGGAGAAGGCGCTGTGGCGCAGCGATCATCTGCCGTTCGAGGTGCAATTCTTTCACCGCGGCTTTTTCTACAAGAACCGGGTGACGATCCACGAGGTCGCCGACGGCCAGTCGCGGCAGATCCCGTATCGTCCCGGCGATTTCTCGTTCGGCGCGACGCCTCCGCCGCCAACCGATGACGACCTCGGCTTTGCCGGATTTCGCATCCATACGCCGCTCAACCGGCCGGACTATTATGACGAGGTCTGCGTCTTTCTCGGCGCCAGCTATTTCCGCGCGGTGTCGAAGGGCGAGCATTACGGCCTGTCGGCGCGCGGGCTGTCGATCGACACCGGGCAGAGCAGCGGCGAGGAGTTTCCGCTGTTCAAGGCGTTTTGGCTGGAACGGCCGGCGCCGGGCGCCTCATCTATGGTCGTCCACGCCCTGCTCGACAGCAAAAGCGTTACCGGCGCCTATCGTTTCACCATCCGCCCAGGCGAACCCACGGTATTCGACGTGGAGATGGCGCTGTATCCGCGCGTCGATCTCGAACATGCCGGGTTGGCGCCGATGACCAGCATGTTCTTCTTCGGACCAAACGACCCCAGCGAGGTCCCGGATTTTCGCCCGGCGGTTCATGATTCCGACGGGCTCGCCATCTATAACGGGCGCGGCGAAGAATTATGGCGGCCGCTGTGCAACCCGCGCGATCTGCAGGTCAGCGTGTTCGCCGACCTCAACCCGCGCGGCTTCGGCCTGATGCAACGCGAGAAAAACTTCGTCGCCTATCAGGACCTCGAATCCCGCTTCGGATTACGACCCAGCCTGTGGGCCGAGCCGATCGGCGACTGGAGCGAAGGCGCGATTCAGCTGATCGAAATCCCCACCAAGGAAGAAGTCCACGACAATATCGCGGCGTTCTGGGCGCCGAAGACGGCGCTGAAGGCCAAGGGCGAACATATCTACACCTATCGCCTGCACTGGGGACCGGACAAGCCGAAGCCCTCGTCGCTGGCGCGGTTTTCGCGCACCGGGATCAGCGCACGCGGCGACGACCGGCTGTTTGTGCTCGACATCATCGGCGACAACCTCAAGGGCATCGACGCCAAGGCCGTCCGCGGCATGGTCTCGGCCAATACCGGCGAGATTCGCAATGTGGTGACGCAGCCGAATCCCGAGACCGGCGGCTGGCGGCTCAGCTTCGACATGAAGCCGGATACGCCCCCTGTCGAATTGCGGGCCTCACTGATGCAAGGCGAAACGGCGCTGTCCGAAGTGTGGGTCTATCGATGGACGCCTTGA
- the mdoH gene encoding glucans biosynthesis glucosyltransferase MdoH, giving the protein MDALNRLNLEIETSAPAARDPLPPEAPLAMPVQSLGTVARNDSGEGVAIGTRVPHWRRALIMLATAAVTCPGIYEMYQVLQVGGVTILEGIVLALFAALFAWVALSFVSALAGFAALLSGWRDDLGVAGDGPLPAFSLRVAMLMPTYNEEPQAVFARLQATRESADATGFGTQFDWFILSDTTDPAVWVAEEKCYLALAAAGGNLYYRHRKDNHARKSGNIEDWVKRFGGHYDCMIILDADSVMTGDALVRLAAAMQRNPHVGLIQTLPIVVNARTLFARLQQFAGRMYGPMIAAGIAWWHGSESNYWGHNAIIRVAAFATAAGLPTLPGRKPFGGDILSHDFVEAALMRRAGWHIHMAPTLRGSYEECPPSLLDFAARDRRWCQGNLQHSKVLPARGLHWVSRLHFLTGIGSYITAPMWLAFLVAGILISLQAQFVRPEYFPKGYSLFPHWPAQDPVRAAWVFAGTMGLLIFPKLLALFLVVIRREQRLGFGGGWRATGGLLFETLVSSLTAPVMMVFQSSAVAGILMGRDSGWSVQHRDDGAIPLREIARRYAAPSWLGVGMTVAAVLVSWPLLLWMTPVIVGLVLAIPVAMWTGRTASKPKGTGLLVTPDGAATLPILARVHDIRASLSETESAEDPLIALRRDDALRELHLAGLAHQPARQRGRVDPALALARVRIDDAHCIAEIVEWLDKPEMRATLGDRDTLLQAIGMRDTASDPSAN; this is encoded by the coding sequence ATGGACGCCTTGAACCGGCTGAATCTGGAAATCGAAACCAGCGCGCCGGCCGCGCGCGACCCGTTGCCGCCGGAAGCGCCGCTCGCCATGCCGGTCCAGTCATTGGGCACAGTCGCGCGCAATGACTCTGGCGAAGGCGTGGCGATCGGGACCCGCGTTCCCCATTGGCGGCGGGCATTGATCATGCTCGCCACCGCGGCGGTGACCTGCCCGGGCATCTACGAGATGTATCAGGTGCTGCAGGTCGGCGGCGTCACTATCCTGGAAGGCATCGTGCTGGCGCTGTTTGCCGCGCTGTTCGCCTGGGTGGCGCTGTCATTCGTCTCAGCGCTGGCCGGCTTCGCAGCACTGCTGAGCGGATGGCGCGACGATCTCGGCGTCGCCGGCGACGGCCCGCTGCCGGCGTTTTCCCTCCGCGTCGCGATGCTAATGCCGACTTATAACGAAGAGCCACAGGCGGTGTTTGCGCGGCTGCAGGCGACCCGCGAATCGGCCGACGCGACCGGCTTCGGCACGCAATTCGACTGGTTCATCCTGAGCGATACCACTGATCCGGCGGTGTGGGTGGCGGAGGAGAAATGCTATCTCGCGCTCGCCGCGGCGGGCGGCAATTTGTACTATCGCCACCGCAAGGACAATCACGCGCGCAAATCGGGCAATATCGAGGACTGGGTCAAACGCTTCGGCGGCCATTACGATTGCATGATCATCCTGGATGCCGACAGCGTGATGACCGGCGATGCCCTGGTCCGGCTGGCCGCGGCGATGCAGCGCAATCCGCATGTCGGGCTGATTCAGACCCTGCCGATCGTGGTCAATGCGCGGACGCTGTTCGCCCGGCTGCAGCAATTTGCCGGTCGGATGTACGGCCCGATGATCGCCGCCGGCATCGCCTGGTGGCACGGCTCCGAAAGCAATTACTGGGGCCACAACGCGATCATTCGGGTCGCGGCTTTCGCAACCGCCGCCGGCCTGCCGACGCTGCCCGGACGCAAGCCGTTCGGCGGCGATATTCTGAGCCATGATTTCGTCGAGGCGGCGCTGATGCGCCGCGCCGGCTGGCACATCCACATGGCGCCGACGCTGCGCGGCTCCTACGAGGAATGCCCGCCGTCGCTGCTCGATTTCGCCGCCCGCGACCGGCGCTGGTGTCAGGGCAATCTGCAGCACAGCAAGGTGCTGCCGGCGCGCGGCCTGCATTGGGTGTCGCGGCTGCATTTCCTCACCGGCATCGGCTCCTACATCACCGCCCCGATGTGGCTGGCCTTCCTGGTCGCCGGCATCCTGATTTCGTTGCAGGCGCAGTTCGTGCGGCCCGAATATTTCCCCAAGGGGTATTCGCTATTTCCGCACTGGCCGGCGCAGGACCCGGTGCGCGCCGCCTGGGTGTTCGCCGGCACCATGGGACTGCTGATCTTCCCGAAGCTGCTGGCGCTGTTTCTGGTCGTGATCCGGCGCGAGCAGCGGCTCGGTTTCGGCGGCGGCTGGCGGGCCACCGGCGGCCTGCTGTTTGAAACCCTGGTGTCGAGCCTGACCGCGCCGGTGATGATGGTGTTTCAATCTTCGGCGGTCGCCGGAATTCTGATGGGGCGTGATTCCGGCTGGAGCGTGCAGCATCGCGACGACGGCGCCATCCCGCTGCGCGAAATCGCCCGCCGCTACGCTGCGCCGTCCTGGCTCGGCGTCGGGATGACGGTCGCGGCCGTGCTGGTTTCGTGGCCACTGCTGCTGTGGATGACCCCCGTCATCGTCGGTCTTGTCCTGGCAATTCCCGTGGCGATGTGGACCGGCCGAACGGCGAGCAAGCCGAAAGGTACGGGACTTCTGGTGACTCCGGACGGCGCCGCGACGCTGCCGATCCTTGCCCGGGTGCACGACATCCGGGCAAGTCTCAGCGAAACCGAGTCCGCCGAGGATCCGCTCATCGCGTTGCGTCGCGATGACGCTCTACGCGAACTCCACCTCGCCGGCCTGGCACATCAACCCGCCCGCCAACGCGGCCGCGTCGACCCGGCGCTGGCGCTGGCCCGCGTCCGGATCGACGACGCCCATTGCATCGCCGAAATCGTCGAATGGCTGGACAAGCCCGAAATGCGCGCGACCCTGGGTGACCGCGACACCCTGCTGCAGGCGATCGGCATGCGTGACACCGCAAGCGATCCTTCGGCCAACTGA
- a CDS encoding ABC transporter substrate-binding protein: MSFSKLLWRVIPLSIALSVGASTSVLAQKKYDVGATDSEIKIGNIMPYSGPLSAYGVIGETEAAYMKMINDQGGINGRKVNFISYDDAYSPPKTVEQARKLVESDEVLLIFHALGTPTNSAIHKYMNVKKVPQLFVSSGATKWNDPKHFPWTTGWQPNYQSEARIFARFILKEKPDAKIAVFFQNDDSGVDFRKGFRDGLGEKANSMIVAEESYETSEPTIDSHIVKMRSANADVLVNFATPKFAAQAIKKMAEIGWKPMHVMTSVSISVASVMKPAGIENGQGIISATYLKDPTDPQWKDDPGIRRFDEFLAKYYPKGNRNDVLVLTGYSAAQSLVYVLKACGDDLTRKNVMKQAGSLKDVELDGLLPGIKMNTSANDFGPIQDLQLIRFKGQSWERFGEIISGRQTPIESN; this comes from the coding sequence ATGTCGTTCAGCAAGCTTCTCTGGCGGGTCATCCCGCTATCTATCGCGCTGTCCGTCGGCGCCAGCACCAGTGTCTTGGCGCAGAAAAAATACGACGTTGGCGCCACCGACAGCGAGATCAAGATCGGCAACATCATGCCGTATAGCGGCCCGCTTTCCGCCTATGGGGTAATCGGCGAGACCGAAGCCGCCTACATGAAAATGATCAACGACCAAGGCGGCATCAACGGGCGCAAGGTCAATTTCATCTCCTATGACGATGCCTACAGCCCGCCAAAGACTGTCGAGCAGGCGCGCAAGCTGGTCGAGAGCGATGAGGTACTGCTGATTTTCCACGCCCTGGGAACGCCCACCAACAGCGCCATCCACAAATACATGAATGTGAAAAAGGTGCCGCAGCTCTTCGTCTCCAGCGGAGCTACGAAATGGAACGACCCGAAGCACTTCCCGTGGACTACCGGCTGGCAGCCCAATTACCAGAGCGAGGCCCGCATCTTCGCCAGATTCATCCTGAAGGAGAAGCCCGACGCCAAGATCGCCGTGTTCTTCCAGAATGACGATTCCGGCGTAGATTTCAGAAAGGGCTTCAGGGACGGGTTGGGTGAAAAGGCGAACTCCATGATCGTGGCCGAGGAAAGCTACGAGACCTCGGAGCCGACGATCGATTCGCATATCGTCAAAATGCGCTCGGCCAATGCCGACGTCCTCGTCAACTTTGCGACCCCGAAATTCGCCGCGCAAGCCATCAAGAAAATGGCCGAAATCGGCTGGAAGCCGATGCACGTCATGACCAGCGTCTCGATCTCGGTCGCGAGCGTGATGAAGCCTGCCGGCATAGAGAACGGCCAGGGCATTATTTCCGCCACCTATTTGAAGGACCCGACCGACCCCCAGTGGAAGGACGATCCTGGTATCCGTCGCTTCGACGAATTCCTCGCCAAATACTATCCCAAGGGGAATCGTAATGACGTGCTGGTCCTGACCGGATATTCGGCTGCCCAATCCCTCGTCTATGTCCTGAAAGCCTGCGGCGACGATCTGACACGCAAGAACGTCATGAAGCAGGCGGGCTCATTGAAGGATGTCGAACTCGACGGCTTGCTGCCCGGCATCAAGATGAACACCAGCGCCAATGATTTCGGCCCCATTCAGGATCTGCAACTGATCAGATTCAAGGGCCAGAGCTGGGAAAGGTTCGGCGAGATCATATCCGGCCGACAGACGCCCATTGAATCGAACTAA
- a CDS encoding phytanoyl-CoA dioxygenase family protein: MPKVLSSAQIDGFWKDGYVAPVRAISTDRAAAMRKELEAFESSTGGPLSGPFRNRSHLLFTWLNELIRDEHIVDAIEDLYGENLLCWASSFFIKEPEDPSFVSWHQDSTYWGLSSPDVVTAWIALSESNKANGALEVVPGSHLQDQIPHRDTFSKNNMLTRGQEVAVDVDPKSAVMLELEPGEMSLHHVRLIHGSAPNPSKRRRIGFAIRYMPTSVRQLEGEDSASLVRGVDAEATFEHEPIPTRDMDPVAVDFHRRQHERSMKILYRGAQVPA; the protein is encoded by the coding sequence ATGCCCAAGGTTCTGTCGTCTGCGCAGATCGATGGTTTCTGGAAGGACGGATATGTGGCGCCGGTTCGAGCGATCTCGACGGACCGCGCCGCCGCCATGCGCAAGGAGCTCGAGGCGTTTGAGAGCAGCACTGGCGGACCGCTCAGCGGACCGTTCCGCAACCGCAGCCATCTGCTGTTCACCTGGCTCAATGAGCTGATCCGCGACGAACATATCGTCGATGCAATCGAAGATCTGTACGGCGAAAACCTGCTGTGCTGGGCCAGCAGTTTCTTCATCAAGGAGCCGGAGGATCCGTCTTTCGTATCGTGGCATCAGGACTCCACCTATTGGGGCCTGTCGAGCCCCGATGTGGTCACAGCCTGGATCGCGCTGTCCGAAAGCAACAAGGCGAACGGAGCGCTGGAGGTGGTGCCCGGCTCGCATTTGCAGGATCAGATTCCGCACCGTGACACGTTTTCCAAGAACAACATGCTGACGCGGGGGCAAGAGGTCGCCGTCGACGTCGACCCGAAATCGGCGGTGATGCTCGAACTCGAGCCGGGCGAGATGTCGCTGCATCATGTCCGGCTGATTCACGGATCGGCCCCCAATCCCTCGAAACGCCGCCGCATCGGCTTCGCGATCCGTTATATGCCGACATCGGTCCGTCAGCTCGAAGGAGAAGACAGCGCCTCGCTGGTTCGCGGCGTCGACGCCGAGGCGACCTTCGAGCACGAGCCGATCCCCACCCGCGACATGGATCCTGTGGCGGTCGACTTTCATCGCAGGCAGCACGAACGCTCGATGAAGATCCTCTACCGCGGCGCGCAGGTTCCCGCATAA